Proteins encoded by one window of Taeniopygia guttata chromosome 1A, bTaeGut7.mat, whole genome shotgun sequence:
- the SAMM50 gene encoding sorting and assembly machinery component 50 homolog: protein MGTVHARSLEPLPMAGPDFGALGEEAELVEVEPESKQEILENKDVVVQHVHFDGLGRTKDDIIMYEISDVFKAKNLIDVMRKSHEAREKLLRLGIFRQVDVLIDTCQGDDALPNGLDVTFEVTELRRLTGSYNTMVGNNEGSMVLGLKFPNLLGRAEKVTFQFSYGTKETSYGLSFFKPWPGNFERNFAVNVYKVTGQFPWSSLRETDRGISTEFNFPIWKTNHTLKWEGVWRELGCLARTASFSVREESGHSLKSSLSHAMVIDSRNSSILPKRGALLKINQELAGYAGGDVSFLKEDFEFQLNKQLLWDSVLSASFWGGILVPIGDRPSSIADRFYLGGPTSVRGFSMYSIGPQSEGDYLGGEAYWAGGVHLYTPLPFRPGRGGFGDLFRTHFFLNAGNLCNLNYGDGPRAHLQRLAECIRWSYGAGIVLRLGNIARLELNYCFPMGVQAGDRICDGVQFGAGIRFL, encoded by the exons atgGGCACCGTGCACGCCCGG AGTTTGGAGCCTCTTCCAATGGCTGGGCCAGACTTCGGTGCCTTGGGAGAGGAAGCTGAACTGGTTGAAGTTGAACCTGAGAGCAAGCAGGAAAttcttgaaaacaaagat GTGGTGGTTCAGCATGTGCACTTTGATGGACTTGGAAGGACCAAAGATGACATCATCATGTATGAAATCTCTGATGTTTTCAAGGCAAAAAATCTCATTGAT GTGATGAGAAAATCACACGAAGCTCGTGAGAAGTTGCTTCGTCTCGGAATCTTTAGACAGGTGGATGTTCTGATTGATACCTGCCAAG gAGATGATGCCCTTCCAAATGGTTTAGATGTGACCTTTGAGGTAACAGAATTGAGAAGGTTAACTGGGAGCTATAACACCATGGTTGGCAACAATGAAGGCAGCATG GTGCTTGGGCTCAAGTTCCCAAACCTCCTTGGACGTGCAGAAAAGGTGACCTTCCAGTTCTCCTATGGAACAAAGGAAACTTCATATGGCCTGTCCTTCTTCAAGCCGTGGCCTGGAAACTTTGAAAGAAA TTTTGCAGTTAATGTGTACAAAGTAACTGGACAGTTCCCGTGGAGCTCTCTTCGAGAAACAGACAGAGGAATATCAACAGAATTTAAT TTTCCCATCTGGAAGACCAATCACACACTGAAGTGGGAAGGTGTGTGGAGAGAGCTTGGCTGCCTTGCTAGAACAGCATCCTTTTCTGTTCGAGAGGAAAGTGGACACTCTCTAAAATCTTCTCTCTCT cATGCCATGGTAATTGATTCCCGGAACTCCTCAATCTTGCCAAAACGTGGTGCTTTGCTGAAAATTAATCAG GAGTTGGCTGGCTATGCAGGTGGAGATGTGAGCTTTCTGAAAGAGGATTTTGAATTTCAGTTGAATAAGCAACTTCTCTGGGATTCG gtTCTTTCAGCATCATTCTGGGGCGGAATACTGGTACCTATTGGAGACAGGCCATCTAGTATAGCTGACAG GTTTTACCTTGGTGGACCAACAAGTGTGCGTGGATTCAGTATGTACAGCATTGGACCCCAGAGTGAAG GTGATTATTTGGGAGGAGAAGCCTACTGGGCTGGAGGGGTGCATCTCTACACCCCTCTCCCTTTCCGGCCTGGCCGCGGAGGGTTTGGAGACCTTTTCCGAACACATTTCTTCCTTAATGCTGGAAATCTCTGCAATCTCAACTATG GTGACGGTCCCAGGGCGCACCTGCAGAGGCTGGCAGAGTGCATCCGCTGGTCCTACGGCGCGGGGATAGTGCTGCGCCTGGGCAACATCGCCAGGCTCGAGCTCAACTACTGCTTCCCCATGGGAGTACAGGCTGGAGACAG gATATGTGATGGTGTTCAGTTTGGAGCAGGAATAAGATTTCtataa